The segment GGTGCTGCCGGCCTCCGCTGAGCCGGTGAGGGTCGGCGTCGTGCTGTTGCCCAGCGCGGGGCTGGTCACCGCCGGCGCGGTGGGCGCCGTCGTGTCGATGGTCAGCGACTGGGTGCCCGGCGCCGAGACGTTTCCGGCAGCGTCGGTGACCGTGGCCGTGACGGGGTTGGCGCCGTTGGCGTTCAGGTTCAGGGAGCCAGCGGTCGGCGTCGCCGTGGCGAGGTTGAGGGTCCAGGCGCCGCCGTTCGTGGCGGTGGTGGTGTAGGTGGCGCCGCCCACCGTGACGGTGACGGTGCTGCCGGCCTCGGCCGAGCCGGTGAGGGTTGGCGTGGTGCTGTTGGTCAGCGCTGCGCTGGTCACCGAGGGCGCGCTCGGCGCCGTGGTGTCGATGGTCAGCGCTTGCGTGCCGGGGGCCGAGACGTTGCCCGCCGCGTCGGTTGCCGTCGCGGAGACCGGGTTGGCGCCGTTGGCGTTCAGGTTCAGGGAGCCGGAGGTCGGCGTCGCCGTGGCGAGGTTGATGGACCAGCTGCCGTTGGTCGCCGTGGTGGTGTAGGTGGCGCCGCCCACCGTGACGGTGACGGTGCTGCCGGCCTCGGCCGTGCCGGTGAGGGTTGGCGTGGTGCTGTTGCTCAACGCCGCACTGGTCACCGCCGGAGCGTTGGGCAGTGTGGTGTCGATGGTCAGCGACTGCGTGCCGGCGGACGACGTGTTGCCCGCCGCGTCGGTGGCGGTGGCCGTAACGGGGTTGGCGCCGTTGGCGTTCAGGTTCAGGGAGCCAGCGGTCGGTGTCGCGGTGGCGAGATTGAGGCTCCAGGCCCCGTTGGTCGCCGTGGTGACGTAGGTCGCCCCACCGATGGTGACGGTCACCGTGCTGCCGGTTTCCGCCGTGCCGGTGAGGGTGGGCGTCGTGCTGTTGGTCAGCGCCGTGGCGACGGTCGGAGCGGTCGGAGCGGTGGTGTCGATGGTCAGCGTTTGCGTGCCGGGAGCCGAGGTGTTGCCCGCCGCGTCGGTCGCGGTGGCCGACACCGGGTTGGCGCCGTTGGCGTTCAGGGTCAGCGAGCCGGCGGTCGGTGTCGCCGTGGCGAGGTTCAGGCTCCAGGCGCCGCCGTTCGTGGCGGTGGTGGTGTAGGTCGCTCCACCCACCGTGACGGTCACCGTACTGCCGGCCTCCGCCGTGCCGGTGAGGGTTGGCGTGGTGCTGTTGCTCAATGCCGCACTGGTCACCGCCGGAGCGTTGGGCAGCGTGGTGTCGATGACCAACGACTGCGTGCCGGCGGACGACGTGTTGCCCGCCGCGTCGGTCGCCGTGGCCGTGACGGGGTTGGCGCCGTTGGTGTCGAGGCTCAGCGAACCGGCGGTCGGTGTCGCGGTGGCAAGGTTGAGGCTCCAGGCCCCGTTGGTCGCCGTCGTGGTGTAGGTCGCCCCACCGATGGTGACGGTCACCGTGCTGCCGGTTTCCGCCGTGCCGGTGAGGGTCGGCGTCGTGCTGTTGGTCAGCGCCGTGGCGACGGTCGGAGCGTTCGGTGCCGTGGTGTCGATGGTCAGCGTTTGCGTGCCAGGAGCCGAGGTGTTGCCCGCCGCGTCGGTCGCGGTGGCTGAGACCGGGTTGGCGCCGTTGGCGTTGAGGCTCAGCGAACCGGCGGTCGGTGTCGCCGTGGCGAGGTTCAGGCTCCAGGCGCCGCCGTTCGTGGCGGTGGTGGTGTAGGTCGCTCCACCCACCGTAACGGTCACCGTGCTGCCGGCCTCCGCCGTGCCGCCGATGATCGGTGTAGCGTTCTTGGTCAGCGCCGCGCTGGTCACCGCCGGAGCGGTGGGTGCGGTGGTGTCGATGGTCAGCGACTGTGTGCCCGGCGTGGAGACGTTGCCCGCCGCGTCGGTGGCGGTGGCCGACACTGGGTTGGCGCCGTTGGCGTTCAGAGTCAGCGACCCGGCGGTCGGTGTCGCGGTGGCAAGGTTGAGGCTCCAGGCCCCGTTGGTCGCGGTGGTGATGTAGGTCGCTCCACCCACCGTGATCGTCACCGTGCTTCCCGCCTCGGCCGTGCCGCCGATGGTCGGCGTCGTGCTGTTGCTCAGCGCCGTGGTGACGGTTGGGGCGTTGGGCGCGGTGGTGTCGATGGTCAGCGATTGCGTGCCGGGAGCCGAGACGTTGCCGGCCACGTCGGTTGCCGTCGCGGAGACGGGGTTGGAGCCGTTGGCGTTGAGGCTCAGCGAGCCGGTGACCGGAGTGGCGGTGGCGAGGTTGATCGACCAGTTTCCGTTGGTCGCCGTGGTGGTGTAGGTGGCGCCGCCCACCGTGACGGTGACGGTGCTGCCGGCCTCCGCCGTGCCGCCGATGATTGGTGTAGCGTTGTTGGTCAGCGCCGCGCTGGTCACCGCCGGGGCGTTTGGCGCCGTCGTGTCGATGGTCAGCGACTGGGTGCCCGGCGTGGAGACGTTGCCCGCGGCATCGGTGGCCGTCGCCAAGACGGCGTTGCTGCCGTTGGCGTTCAGGGTCAGCGAACCGGAGGTCGGCGTTGCCGTGGCGAGGTTGACGCTCCAGGTCCCGTTGGTCGCCGTGGTGGTGTAGGTCGCCCCACCGACGGTGACGGTGACGGTGCTGCCCGCTTCCGCCGAACCGGTGAGGATCGGGGTGGCGTTGTTGCTCAGGGTTGCGCTGGTCACCGCCGGAGCGTTGGGAGCGGTGGTGTCGATGGTCAGCGACTGGGTGCCCGGCGTGGAGACGTTGCCCGCCGCATCGGTGGCGGTGGCCGAGACGGCGTTCGTGCCGTTGGCGTTCAGGGTCAGGGAGCCGGAGGTCGGCGTCGCGGTGGCGAGGTTGACGCTCCAGGTTCCGTTGGTCGCCGTGGTGGTGTAGGTGGCGCCACCCACCGTGACGGTCACCGTGCTGCCGGCTTCCGCCGTGCCGGCGAGGGTCGGCGTCGTGCTGTTGCTCAGGGTTGCGCTGGTCACCGCCGGAGCGTTGGGCGCGGTGGTGTCGATGGTCAGCGACTGCGTGCCGGGGTTGGACGTGTTGTTGGACGCGTCGGTGGCGGTGACCGACACCACGTTCGTGCCGTTGGCGTTCAGGCTGAGGGCGCCGGAAACCGGCGTCGCCGTAGCGAGGTTGATCGACCAGTTGCCGTTGGTCGCGGTGGTGGTGTAGGTCGCGCCGCCGATGGTGACGGTCACGGTGCTGCCGGCCTCCGCCGTGCCGGCGAGGGTCGGCGTCGTGCTGTTGCTCAGCGCCGCGCTTGTGACGACCGGAACCGCGGGAGGCGTCACGTCGGCCACGTTGACCACCGCGCTGACGCCGGAGATGGTCGCGCTGCCGGTGGCGCCACCGCTGTCGGTCAGGCTGGCAATGGCCACCGTACGATTGCCCAGCGTCGCCGTCGCGCTGGTGTTCTTGTAGGTGACGCCGCCCAGAAGCGCGTTCATCTGCGCGTCGCTGCGCTCCAGGCCGGTGACGGTCACCGTCGCGACGCCGCCGACCACCGACACGGTGACGCTGGCGTTGCCGCCCGCGGTGCCAAGACCGGTCAGGGTGGCGGTGGCGCCGTTGGTCAAGGCGACGTCGGTGCCGCCGATGGTCAGGACCTCGGTGGCGTCGACCACGCCGCTGACCGTGAACACCGCGCCGCGGAAGCTCTGCCCCGCCTCCACCGTGGAAGCCGCCACCCCGCTGAACAGGCTGGTCGACGCGTCCACCCCGACGCCGAAGGTCTTGCTGCCGCCGGTCGCGGTCAGGGTCGGCACGGCGTCGACGGAGATCGTCGCGGTGGCGCTGCCCGTGCTGTAGGCGTCCGTGCTGGTGTCGGCGGTGCTGCCCGCGGTGCCGCTGGTCCGGTCCCACGCCCTGAAGGTCAGGCCGCCGGTGTCGGTGTTGGTGAAGCCCGACCCGCTCGGCACGAAGCGCACGCGGTCCGACCCGGCGAGCAGCAGCGCCGAGCCGTTGGACGAACCCGTCGGAATGTCCGTCCAGGCGCCGCTGCCGACCTTGTACTGCCAGGTGCCGTTGGTGTTGGTCACGCCGGTGACGGCGATGCCCAGCGGAACGACGGTGACGAGCGGGAACGGGCTGTCGTACTCGGCGTCGGTGGCGGTGCCGGCGGAGGCCAGCAGGGCGGTGACCGTCGTCCCGGTGTTGGCGCCGTCGGCGATGCCCTGGTCGATGGCGGTCAGGCTGCGGACGTCGTTGGACAGGATCGGGCTGTCGTTGGCGCCGGTGAAGTTGAGGGTGAGTTGCTGCTCGACGGTGCGGTTGCCGTCGGAGACGGTGAAGATGCCGGTGCCCTGCATCGGCCCGGCCGGGACGCCGTTGAGGAAGGCGGCGTCGAACACGTAGGCGTACTGGCCGGTCTGGCTGTTGACGTAGGAGGTGCCGCCCGGCCCGGTGGACCAGGTGTCGTAGGTAACGCCGTTGCTCAGCGTGACGCTGCCGTATTGGACGGGCGAGGCCTGCGATCCGGCGATGGAGAAGGTCAGCGTGTCGCCTTCCAGGTCGGTCGCGGAGAGCTGTCCGTCGATCAGCGGGAAGCTGTCGTTGGCGGCGGTGTCGACCAGGGTCGGCGGGGTGGTGGGGACGGCGAGGACCGGCGGGGCGTTGGTGTCGATGCGGTCGTTGTTCTGGCTGATCGGGGTGGTGTAGGGGGTGTTGGCGTTGCTGGCGCTGTCGACCAGGACGATGTTGACCGGGATGTCGTCGCCGGCGGCGCGGTTCCCGGTGCGCTGGCCGTCGGCGGTGACGGTGAAGGTGGCGGTGTAGGTGGTCGCGCTGACCTTGGTCAGGTTGCCGAGCGCGAAGCCGTTGACCGTGCTGCCGTTGCCCAGCGTGTAGGTGTCGCTGTCCGACGCCACGGTGATCGTCACCGTCACCGTGTCGCCGACCTTGGCCGGCTGGTTGGGGATGGTGACGTTGGTGATCGACGGCGGCGTCGTGTCCGGGGTGCTGTTGGTGACCGTCTGGTTGGTGACGGTGGCCGGTGCGTTGCTCGCGGTATCGGTCAGGTTGCCGGTGCCCGGGTTGTAGTCGAGCGTCACCGTCTGGCCCTGAGTGACCGCCGAGGCCAGGGTGAAGGTCAGCGTGGTGGTGCCCGAACCGCTGGCGTAGGTCGCGGCGCGGCTCTGGCCGGCGACCGTGACGGTCAGGCCGGCGGCGCTGGTCGCCGACATGGCTTCGGCGAAGGTGACCGTCAGCGTCGTGCCGTTCACCGCCGCCGAGGTGATGGTCGGCCGGTTCGCGTCGATGCGGTCGGCGCTCTGGCTGATCGCCGTGGTGTAGGGGGTGTTGGAGTTGCCGGCGGTGTCGGTCAGCACGATGTTGACCGGCACGTCCGAG is part of the Azospirillum baldaniorum genome and harbors:
- a CDS encoding Ig-like domain-containing protein, which codes for MAAGGTLTLTGGADYVFSSTEAWSGIVGNGSTQGARLNTQGQTLTVSNLDRIIGGTSSTRKDVVTLAGTGGNTITVQALETLIGGSGNDRVLLTSTGTTMVVESIETILGVSTGTGLITLAGTTGNTMSVGYLKSLIGGTGKDVINLNAAGSIGNTITVSLIETLIGTSGLDIIGANPGGNTMLVEGIEIILGRSASAGDIVHLASGGSTMAVAFLETLIGSSGIDVAAMAVKTGTIDMATGSGTLAVSSIETIVGGTGSRTTAILLDVGNTITVASLTTLIGGGGNDVVNVTLRDGTGVVGNAIAWNTTGSTMLVSLIETMIGSTGDDLVVALDNNGMTLSVSAIESVVGKAGNDVVVLGAGGNTIQVAALETLIGSAGNDVVTVRTTQGATMTVSAVESIVGNAGTDVVYLGAGGNTVQVEGLETVIGGTGNDVVTITDTAGTVFVSGVETIYTPYQTLTLSGTDTYVSLPPAPTDTTPPSITTVSIPDAVMKIGDTVTVTITVASDSDTYTLGNGSTVGGFTLGNLIKVDATTYTATFTVTSGGTDVAAGSDVPVNIVLTDTAGNSNTPYTTAISQSADRIDANRPTIASAAVNGTTLTVTFAEAMSATSAAGLTVTVAGQSRVATYASGSGTTTLTFTLASAVTQGQTVTLDYNPGTGNLTDTASNAPASVTNQSVTNNTAAPDTTPPSITAVSIPDTVMKIGDVVTVTITVASDSDTYTLGNGSTVGGFTLGNLTKVDATTYTATFTVTSGGTDVAAGSDVPVNIVLTDTAGNSNTPYTTAISQSADRIDANRPTITSAAVNGTTLTVTFAEAMSATSAAGLTVTVAGQSRAATYASGSGTTTLTFTLASAVTQGQTVTLDYNPGTGNLTDTASNAPATVTNQTVTNSTPDTTPPSITNVTIPNQPAKVGDTVTVTITVASDSDTYTLGNGSTVNGFALGNLTKVSATTYTATFTVTADGQRTGNRAAGDDIPVNIVLVDSASNANTPYTTPISQNNDRIDTNAPPVLAVPTTPPTLVDTAANDSFPLIDGQLSATDLEGDTLTFSIAGSQASPVQYGSVTLSNGVTYDTWSTGPGGTSYVNSQTGQYAYVFDAAFLNGVPAGPMQGTGIFTVSDGNRTVEQQLTLNFTGANDSPILSNDVRSLTAIDQGIADGANTGTTVTALLASAGTATDAEYDSPFPLVTVVPLGIAVTGVTNTNGTWQYKVGSGAWTDIPTGSSNGSALLLAGSDRVRFVPSGSGFTNTDTGGLTFRAWDRTSGTAGSTADTSTDAYSTGSATATISVDAVPTLTATGGSKTFGVGVDASTSLFSGVAASTVEAGQSFRGAVFTVSGVVDATEVLTIGGTDVALTNGATATLTGLGTAGGNASVTVSVVGGVATVTVTGLERSDAQMNALLGGVTYKNTSATATLGNRTVAIASLTDSGGATGSATISGVSAVVNVADVTPPAVPVVTSAALSNSTTPTLAGTAEAGSTVTVTIGGATYTTTATNGNWSINLATATPVSGALSLNANGTNVVSVTATDASNNTSNPGTQSLTIDTTAPNAPAVTSATLSNSTTPTLAGTAEAGSTVTVTVGGATYTTTATNGTWSVNLATATPTSGSLTLNANGTNAVSATATDAAGNVSTPGTQSLTIDTTAPNAPAVTSATLSNNATPILTGSAEAGSTVTVTVGGATYTTTATNGTWSVNLATATPTSGSLTLNANGSNAVLATATDAAGNVSTPGTQSLTIDTTAPNAPAVTSAALTNNATPIIGGTAEAGSTVTVTVGGATYTTTATNGNWSINLATATPVTGSLSLNANGSNPVSATATDVAGNVSAPGTQSLTIDTTAPNAPTVTTALSNSTTPTIGGTAEAGSTVTITVGGATYITTATNGAWSLNLATATPTAGSLTLNANGANPVSATATDAAGNVSTPGTQSLTIDTTAPTAPAVTSAALTKNATPIIGGTAEAGSTVTVTVGGATYTTTATNGGAWSLNLATATPTAGSLSLNANGANPVSATATDAAGNTSAPGTQTLTIDTTAPNAPTVATALTNSTTPTLTGTAETGSTVTVTIGGATYTTTATNGAWSLNLATATPTAGSLSLDTNGANPVTATATDAAGNTSSAGTQSLVIDTTLPNAPAVTSAALSNSTTPTLTGTAEAGSTVTVTVGGATYTTTATNGGAWSLNLATATPTAGSLTLNANGANPVSATATDAAGNTSAPGTQTLTIDTTAPTAPTVATALTNSTTPTLTGTAETGSTVTVTIGGATYVTTATNGAWSLNLATATPTAGSLNLNANGANPVTATATDAAGNTSSAGTQSLTIDTTLPNAPAVTSAALSNSTTPTLTGTAEAGSTVTVTVGGATYTTTATNGSWSINLATATPTSGSLNLNANGANPVSATATDAAGNVSAPGTQALTIDTTAPSAPSVTSAALTNSTTPTLTGSAEAGSTVTVTVGGATYTTTATNGGAWTLNLATATPTAGSLNLNANGANPVTATVTDAAGNVSAPGTQSLTIDTTAPTAPAVTSPALGNSTTPTLTGSAEAGSTVTVTIGGATYTTTATNGTWSLNLATATPVTGTLSLNPNGANPVSATATDAAGNTSSAGSQSLTIDTTLPDAPTVATALSNSTTPTLTGTAEAGSTVTVTVGGATYTTTATNGGAWSLNLATATPVTGTLSLNPNGANPVSATATDASGNVSAPGAQSLVIDTTLPDAPTVATALTNSTTPTLTGTAEAGSTVTVTVGGATYTTTATNGGAWSLNLATATPVTGTLSLNANGANPVSATATDAAGNTSALGTQSLTVDTTPPTATVLFEDDSIDAIEQSSAAFTISGGEAGTSFTWTITSAGGGQVTGGGVMSGPTMRVTGLDLSALGDGTLTLTLGLTDPAGNAAPPFTATTQKLTATVEKPAPVAPPPTATVDGATVNGSVTTGGDGKRVTTVTIAASSEGRVEDSSTANADLADVPVVREQVVDRQTGAVSTVTTLTVSVSTGVAVTTSGSAERQTAAQAQSGLTGLIAAIEARTDAGTASRGNLTGGGDGFLSVLSAQAQLLVRAIDFSTPGVAAGQAVQTRVTGNTLGGTGVASTAPTAVVLNTTAAAGPVTIQLDNVEFAAVVGNATLVGGDGEQIVYGDDHEQYMYLGAGDDLLHGGGGNDTIASAGGNDTLYGDDGDDVVMGGEGDDWLFGGEGNDLIGGGVGNDALFGGTGQDILFGEAGDDTLTGEEGDDTLSGGAGNDLLFGGAGDDFLIGDDGDDTLSGGAGNDVALGGAGRDLIGLGAGDDLASGGDGDDTLFGEEGNDTLFGGAGNDLLNGGAGNDVLFADGGADTLWGGAGADVFAFGRASGGSVVMDFQVGVDRLALYDASMDLGAVIRSARVEGGNTTLDVGGGNRITILGQTGNVAGWFG